One genomic window of uncultured delta proteobacterium includes the following:
- a CDS encoding conserved hypothetical protein (Evidence 4 : Homologs of previously reported genes of unknown function), with protein MSDTEKTAGCGPMPKVTFTTFILSIASSGLVQLGEVPDPDTGATRENLLMAKHTIDVLSMLRDKTKASIDEEESKLLEGLLYELRMKYVLKTK; from the coding sequence ATGAGCGACACCGAAAAAACCGCTGGCTGCGGCCCCATGCCCAAAGTCACGTTCACGACGTTTATCCTGTCCATCGCTTCCAGCGGTTTGGTGCAGCTGGGCGAAGTGCCGGACCCGGACACCGGCGCGACCCGGGAAAATCTTCTTATGGCCAAACACACCATTGACGTTTTGAGCATGCTGCGCGACAAGACCAAGGCCAGTATCGACGAGGAGGAATCCAAGCTGCTGGAAGGCCTGCTCTATGAACTGCGCATGAAGTACGTGCTCAAAACAAAATAA